One Streptomyces fagopyri DNA window includes the following coding sequences:
- a CDS encoding AI-2E family transporter, whose product MQLLSEGVRRLAAWCAVILLVAGVAWVGIRLCGELRTAVVPVLLALLGTALLRPLYRRLVRMRVHRSLAAGLTCVAVVVVVGGAVYIVVAALIDTGDQILASLKQAARSVAEHFGAPGTSLDDLTSHSRELLTKFGGTAASNVISGVGLVGESIAVAVLALLLVFFFLRDSHRAAGLLRSLAPHGTADTVEAMARRAFGAVEGFMRGTTLIALIDALCITVGLLILRVPGAVGLGALVFVGAYIPYLGAFISGAVAVLVALADRGLVIALWALGVVLAVQVLEGHVLQPVIQSRTVQMHPAVVLLAITAGASVAGILGMLFSVPLTAAAFGVVSELRKRYASGLVVDDS is encoded by the coding sequence GTGCAGCTTCTCTCCGAGGGCGTCCGGCGGCTGGCGGCCTGGTGTGCCGTGATCCTGCTCGTCGCCGGCGTGGCGTGGGTCGGGATCCGGCTGTGCGGGGAACTGCGGACGGCGGTCGTGCCCGTGCTGCTCGCGCTGCTGGGCACCGCGCTGCTGCGGCCGCTGTACCGGCGGCTGGTGCGCATGCGGGTCCACCGGTCGCTGGCCGCGGGGCTCACCTGTGTCGCCGTCGTCGTGGTGGTGGGCGGGGCGGTCTACATCGTCGTCGCCGCGCTCATCGACACCGGGGACCAGATCCTGGCCTCGCTCAAACAGGCCGCGCGGTCCGTCGCCGAGCACTTCGGCGCGCCGGGCACCTCCCTCGACGACCTCACCTCGCACTCCAGGGAGCTGCTGACCAAGTTCGGCGGGACGGCCGCGTCCAACGTCATCAGCGGGGTCGGCCTGGTCGGCGAGAGCATCGCCGTGGCCGTGCTGGCCCTGCTGCTCGTCTTCTTCTTCCTCCGCGACTCCCACCGCGCCGCCGGCCTGCTGCGCTCGCTCGCGCCCCACGGCACCGCCGACACCGTGGAAGCCATGGCGCGCCGCGCCTTCGGAGCCGTCGAGGGCTTCATGCGCGGGACCACGCTCATCGCCCTGATCGACGCGCTGTGCATCACCGTCGGGCTGCTGATCCTGCGTGTCCCGGGCGCGGTCGGGCTCGGCGCGCTCGTCTTCGTGGGCGCGTACATCCCCTATCTGGGCGCGTTCATCTCCGGTGCGGTGGCGGTGCTGGTCGCGCTCGCCGACCGGGGGCTGGTGATCGCGCTGTGGGCGCTCGGGGTCGTTCTCGCCGTGCAGGTGCTGGAAGGGCACGTGCTGCAGCCGGTGATCCAGAGCCGCACCGTGCAGATGCACCCGGCGGTCGTGCTGCTGGCGATCACCGCGGGCGCGTCCGTCGCGGGAATCCTCGGAATGCTGTTCTCCGTACCGCTGACGGCGGCCGCCTTCGGAGTGGTCTCGGAGCTGCGCAAGCGCTACGCGTCGGGCTTGGTCGTGGACGACTCGTAG
- a CDS encoding pirin family protein, with the protein MPAVTVENPLTLPRVVAPADAVARPVLTVTTAPSGFEGEGFPVRRAFAGINYRHLDPFIMMDQMGEVEYAPGEPKGTPWHPHRGFETVTYIIDGIFDHQDSNGGGGTITNGDTQWMTAGAGLLHIEAPPESLVMSGGLFHGLQLWVNLPAKDKMMAPRYQDIRGRSVQLLSTPDGGALLRVIAGELDGHEGPGVTHTPITMVHATVAPGAEITLPWREDFNGLAYVLAGRGSVGAERRPVRTGQTAVFGAGGSLTVRADEKQDANTPDLEVVLLGGQPIREPMAHYGPFVMNTREELQQAFEDFQKGRLGTVPAVHGMSERGL; encoded by the coding sequence ATGCCTGCAGTGACCGTCGAAAACCCGCTGACCCTTCCCCGTGTGGTGGCGCCGGCCGACGCCGTGGCCCGTCCCGTGCTCACCGTGACGACCGCGCCCAGCGGCTTCGAGGGCGAGGGATTCCCGGTCCGTCGCGCGTTCGCCGGGATCAACTACCGTCACCTCGACCCGTTCATCATGATGGACCAGATGGGTGAGGTGGAGTACGCGCCGGGAGAGCCCAAGGGCACCCCCTGGCACCCGCACCGCGGCTTCGAGACCGTGACCTACATCATCGACGGGATCTTCGACCACCAGGACTCCAACGGTGGTGGCGGCACGATCACCAACGGGGACACCCAGTGGATGACCGCGGGCGCCGGCCTCCTGCACATCGAGGCACCGCCGGAGTCGCTCGTCATGTCCGGCGGCCTCTTCCACGGCCTCCAGCTGTGGGTGAACCTCCCGGCCAAGGACAAGATGATGGCCCCGCGGTACCAGGACATCCGCGGTCGCTCGGTCCAGCTGCTGAGCACCCCCGACGGCGGCGCGCTGCTGCGCGTCATCGCCGGTGAGCTCGACGGCCACGAGGGTCCCGGTGTCACGCACACGCCCATCACCATGGTCCACGCGACCGTGGCGCCCGGCGCCGAGATCACCCTCCCCTGGCGCGAGGACTTCAACGGTCTCGCCTACGTCCTCGCCGGACGCGGCAGCGTCGGCGCGGAGCGCCGTCCGGTCCGCACCGGCCAGACCGCGGTCTTCGGCGCGGGCGGCTCGCTGACCGTCCGCGCGGACGAGAAGCAGGACGCGAACACCCCGGACCTGGAGGTCGTCCTCCTCGGCGGACAGCCGATCCGCGAGCCCATGGCCCACTACGGCCCCTTCGTGATGAACACCCGCGAGGAGCTGCAGCAGGCCTTCGAGGACTTCCAGAAGGGCCGCCTGGGCACCGTCCCGGCGGTGCACGGAATGTCCGAGCGCGGCCTGTAG
- a CDS encoding SseB family protein, whose amino-acid sequence MYGYDQNAGAQQQQYAQPQQQMPGGYGQQPPLYPEPSPPSLPDAVRAFTTGSLSAEDFQQVFATSKVYCPRGDNPGFLALHNTQQPVIPMFSSLKELRRYAGKESKFFVITGAEVIDLLPTGYGFVLDMEGEHRMVFDAKAVEQMVDFAMRRMYG is encoded by the coding sequence ATGTACGGCTACGACCAGAACGCGGGCGCTCAGCAGCAGCAGTACGCCCAGCCGCAGCAGCAGATGCCCGGCGGCTACGGCCAGCAGCCGCCGCTCTATCCCGAGCCGTCCCCGCCGTCGCTGCCGGACGCGGTCCGCGCCTTCACCACGGGATCGCTGTCCGCCGAGGACTTCCAGCAGGTCTTCGCCACGTCGAAGGTCTACTGCCCGCGCGGCGACAACCCCGGTTTCCTGGCGCTGCACAACACCCAGCAGCCGGTCATCCCCATGTTCAGCTCGCTCAAGGAGCTGCGCCGGTACGCGGGCAAGGAGTCCAAGTTCTTCGTGATCACCGGTGCGGAGGTGATCGATCTGCTGCCCACCGGCTACGGCTTCGTGCTCGACATGGAGGGTGAGCACCGCATGGTCTTCGACGCGAAGGCCGTGGAGCAGATGGTGGACTTCGCGATGCGCCGCATGTACGGCTAG
- a CDS encoding acyl-CoA dehydrogenase, translated as MGHYKSNLRDIEFNLFEVLGRDKLYGTGPFAEMDTDTAKSILEELTRLSENELAASFADADRNPPVFDPETNTAPVPASFKKSYQAFMDSEYWRLGLPEEIGGSTAPRSLIWAYAELVLGANPAVWMYSSGPAFAGILFEEGTEVQKHIAKIAVDKQWGSTMVLTEPDAGSDVGAGRTKAVQQDDGSWHIEGVKRFITSGEHDMSENILHYVLARPEGAGPGTKGLSLFLVPKYEFDFETGELGARNGAYATNVEHKMGLKASNTCEMTFGDRHPAKGWLIGDKHEGIRQMFRIIEFARMMVGTKAISTLSTGYLNALEYAKERVQGPDLANFMDKTAPKVTITHHPDVRRSLITQKAYAEGMRALVLHTAAVQDDIQVKEAAGEDTAALEALNDLLLPIVKGYGSEKGYEQLAQSLQTFGGSGFLQEYPIEQYIRDAKIDTLYEGTTAIQGQDFFFRKIVRNQGAALNSLAEDIKKFLALATGGEELSAAREQLAKAAVELEAIVGLMLTDLAATEQDVKNIYKVGLNTTRLLLASGDVVVGYLLLRGAAVAAEKLETASAKDRPFYTGKIAAAKFFAANVLPGVTGARELAEGVDLDLMELDEAAF; from the coding sequence ATGGGGCACTACAAGTCGAATCTCCGCGACATCGAGTTCAACCTCTTCGAGGTGCTCGGGCGCGACAAGTTGTACGGCACCGGACCGTTCGCGGAGATGGACACGGACACCGCCAAGAGCATCCTGGAGGAGCTCACCCGTCTCTCGGAGAACGAGCTGGCCGCGTCCTTCGCCGACGCCGACCGCAACCCGCCGGTCTTCGACCCCGAGACCAACACCGCTCCGGTCCCGGCCTCCTTCAAGAAGTCGTACCAGGCGTTCATGGACTCCGAGTACTGGCGTCTGGGCCTGCCCGAGGAGATCGGCGGCTCCACCGCGCCCCGCTCCCTCATCTGGGCCTACGCGGAGCTGGTGCTCGGCGCCAACCCGGCCGTATGGATGTACTCCTCCGGTCCGGCCTTCGCCGGCATCCTCTTCGAGGAGGGCACCGAGGTCCAGAAGCACATCGCGAAGATCGCCGTCGACAAGCAGTGGGGCTCCACCATGGTCCTCACCGAGCCCGACGCGGGCTCGGACGTCGGCGCCGGCCGCACCAAAGCCGTCCAGCAGGACGACGGCTCCTGGCACATCGAGGGCGTCAAGCGCTTCATCACGTCCGGCGAGCACGACATGTCGGAGAACATCCTCCACTACGTCCTCGCCCGCCCCGAGGGCGCCGGACCGGGCACCAAGGGCCTGTCCCTCTTCCTCGTCCCGAAGTACGAGTTCGACTTCGAGACCGGCGAGCTGGGCGCCCGCAACGGCGCGTACGCGACGAACGTCGAGCACAAGATGGGCCTGAAGGCCTCCAACACCTGCGAGATGACCTTCGGCGACCGTCACCCGGCCAAGGGCTGGCTGATCGGCGACAAGCACGAGGGCATCCGCCAGATGTTCCGCATCATCGAGTTCGCCCGCATGATGGTCGGCACGAAGGCCATCTCGACCCTGTCGACGGGCTACCTGAACGCGCTGGAGTACGCCAAGGAGCGCGTCCAGGGCCCCGACCTCGCGAACTTCATGGACAAGACCGCGCCGAAGGTCACCATCACGCACCACCCCGACGTACGCCGCTCGCTGATCACGCAGAAGGCGTACGCCGAGGGCATGCGCGCCCTGGTGCTGCACACGGCGGCGGTCCAGGACGACATCCAGGTCAAGGAGGCCGCCGGCGAGGACACCGCCGCGCTGGAGGCGCTCAACGACCTGCTCCTGCCGATCGTGAAGGGCTACGGCTCCGAGAAGGGCTACGAGCAGCTCGCCCAGTCGCTCCAGACGTTCGGCGGCTCCGGCTTCCTGCAGGAGTACCCGATCGAGCAGTACATCCGCGACGCCAAGATCGACACCCTGTACGAGGGCACCACCGCGATCCAGGGCCAGGACTTCTTCTTCCGGAAGATCGTCCGCAACCAGGGCGCGGCACTGAACTCGCTCGCCGAGGACATCAAGAAGTTCCTGGCGCTCGCCACCGGCGGCGAGGAGCTGTCCGCGGCCCGCGAGCAGCTCGCCAAGGCGGCCGTCGAGCTGGAGGCCATCGTCGGCCTCATGCTCACCGACCTCGCGGCGACCGAGCAGGACGTCAAGAACATCTACAAGGTGGGCCTGAACACCACCCGCCTGCTCCTCGCCTCCGGTGACGTGGTCGTCGGCTACCTGCTGCTGCGCGGTGCCGCGGTCGCCGCCGAGAAGCTGGAGACGGCGTCGGCGAAGGACCGGCCCTTCTACACCGGCAAGATCGCCGCCGCGAAGTTCTTCGCCGCGAACGTCCTGCCCGGCGTCACCGGCGCGCGCGAGCTGGCCGAGGGCGTGGACCTGGACCTGATGGAGCTGGACGAAGCGGCGTTCTGA